ACAAACGCCACCCGGCATATTCGCCCGTGCGTTATGTCCATGCCTGCACTGCCACATTACCACTGGTCAGGGGGAACGTAAAGGAACAAGGCCGTGCACGATAACTGCACGTACTATGTATCATTGTGCATGACCGAGTACGTTGTCATCCAATTATAGGTTTATATTTACCAAAGTTAGCCAATAAACAATTAATATATGATTTCGGATGACGCCACGTCAATGATCAGGCTGCGGAATGCTGGTTTGTTGGTTCGATTGGAATCAACACGGACATTTCGCCTGTGCGTTTCGACGTCTacgcggccgctgcggcccAGGGGCGCGGGCCGCCCAAGACTCAAAAGCGCGCTCGGTCACCGCCATCCCTTCTCTCCCACCCACTTCCACTGAAGATGTTCGCTAAGACCTTTGCTGCTGTTGCCGCTGTTGCCGCTGCCGTTGTTACCGCCCAGGGCCAGTTCCAGGTGGACACTcccgcctcggccaccCAGTGCCAGCCCCTCAAGATCACCTGGCACGGTGGCCAGGCCCCTTACTACCCCAAGATCACCAAGGCTGGTGACCCTTCGCAGCCCATGGACGTTGGTCTGACCTCGCAGACCTCCGACACCTCGATCACCTGGAAGGTGAACCTCGAGTCTGGCCAGAAGTTCACCATCGACATCACCGACAGCACCGGTGCCAAGGCTGACTCGAGCCCTGTGTCGGTCACTAAGGGCAGCGACTCGTGCATGAACGGCTCGGgtggcgccgccggtggcGGTGGCGGTGGCTcgggcggctcgtcgtcgggcggctcgggcggctcgtcgagctcgggcggTTCGAGCTCgaagagctcgagctctGACAAGAGCTCCAGCTCCAAGTCGAgtggctcgtcgtcgggcgGTGCTGGCGGTGCCGgtggcgcctcgagctccgagTCTTCGCAGCCCACCTCCTCGTCGGGTGGTGATgactcgtcgtcggccgctgGTGGCTCGGgtggctcgtcgtcggccgctggtggctcgggcggctcttcgtcgtcggctGGCAACGGTGCCGCTACTTTCAGCGGTCTCCCCGCTGTTGTTGCTGGTGTCGTCGGTGTTGCCGTCGCTGCTCTCATCTAAACGCTGCATTTAATTGTTGTGATTTGAATAGAGCTGCTATATTTTGTTCCTAACAATCGCTATAAGAATCACAGTCCCACTTCTGAGAAACAATCAATCCAATTGTTCATAATCTAATTAGATTGAAACCCTCTCTATTCAGGCCCTGATTGTGGCATGTTCCTTGCGTCAGGCTAGCGCGCCGCAACCGAAGTGTTGCGTTGGTGCCTTTCGGTCCCGTCTCTACGTGGCGGTGTTTGTCTCTCACGTGATTGCCCCATGCATCCGGTGTGCGCACAGGCCTTGCGCCATATACGCAGCGAGTGGGATGACCTGTTTATATAGTATTACGCTAGCAAATGGTAGGCCACCATCTACAAGTGATGTTGGAGCGCATGTGAGGAAACCGTATAGGCAATGATCCACCAGGCGAATGGGTTCGACGAGATGCTGCTATCGCGTTAGGCGAGGGTATTCAGCAATGCCATCTGCCGGTGCCATTACATAACGACACATTTACAACCTTTGGAGATGCCATCCTCCGCCTTGTTCATAGATGCGGACGCACCGCCGTTCGTTAAAGCACTGTTGGCACTGGGACGGCCAAACACCTGCTCCTTGTTGTAGCGGCGGATTTCGCGGACCAGATCGTTGAATGCCTCGTCCACGTTgacgcgctgcttggcCGAAGTCTCGACGAAAGGGCAGCCAAAGTGCTTGGCGACTTCATAGCCCTCTGTCTGTTAGTTGTGCCAACGTACCTGCCGTGCTGacctggcgctcgccctCCAAGTCGCACTTGTTCGCGACCATGACGACCGGGAAGTAGTCCTTGTCCTTGACGCGCAGGACCTGCTGGTAAAAGGTGCTGATTTCTTCGAATGAGCTGCGGCTCGTAATGCTGTACACCAGCAAGAATCCTTCTCCGGTCCGCATATATTGttcgcgcatcgcgctgcgtgagtcGAGACCACCTACCTGTACTCTTCCTGGCCCGCCGTGTCCAACACATCGAGCAGAGCGACCTCGTCATCGATCACGCATTGCTTGCGGTACGAATCTGGTGCGTTAGCGTTTGTTCCGATACGCCCAACCTACCTTCGATGGTCGGGTCGTACTCGTCCACGAAATGGTTCTGAATGAACTGGATGGTGAGAGCGGATTTTCCTACGCCACCCCCAccaccgacgacgagcttgtATTCGCGCAGAATCTGGGCCTGTCGTGTGAGCATCCGGTCGGAAGGACGAGCCTACCTTTGACATAGTTTGGCACTCTGTGGTCAGTTTTGGATCTGCGCGGTACCTACAATTTCCAAGTAGTTGCTGAGTCTTTAATGTATATCCAGATACTCAGCCAACGTTCCACGAGCGCAACCTAGCCAGCGCGACTCCGCCCCGGCTATCAAAGGTCTCGTCAAGAGTGGATCCTCGGCGAAGTGGAGTTCCCACGTGACCTTTCGACAAAGTTTAAACTAAGCACGTCATTGGACAGTGTCCCGATGCGTGAGCCCTGCAACGGACTCGTCCGCGAAAGTTTGTTGAGCACTACGTCACGCCGAGCTGTGTGGAGAATGTCGCATGGCTCACGCCAGGTCATGGCTCACAGTGATGGGGCGATGCTagagcggcgctcgcccatTGTATCTCCTCTGGTACAGACGGAGATGAGCGCCGAGGAAGCAGAATGGCACGCACACCGTAATTATGCAGTGGTGGTCGACGCCGGCTCCTCCGGTTCGCGCCTCATGGTCTATTCGTGGCGCGATGTGGAGTgggagcgcagcgtgcgtaCTGAGAAAAACCTCCCTTTGGACATTCTGCCGACGGTCGAGAAGGGGACGTGGGAGAATTCGGACCGAGAGTGGCAGGTGAAAGTTGAGCCTGGTCTCTCGTCGTTCGCAGGTCACACACACGACCTGCAAGCGTACCTGGAGGACCTCTTTTCGCACGTCCAGGCCGTGGTGCCCCCTGATGCATGGTCACGTACGCCGATCCACGTCCTTGCGACTGCCGGTATGCGCATGGTCCCTGTCGCCCGGCGGAAAGCGATCTTGCAAGAAACATGCCGTGTTTTGCGCACACTCCCTTTTTCGGTCCCTGACGAGAACGATGCAAACACCGTGGACTCTGACAGTGTGTGTGGCGGCCAAGTACGAGTGATCTCTGGCGAGGAAGAAGGCTTGTTTGGCTGGATTGCGATCAACTACCTCATGGACGGGTTCTCGAcatcgagcgccgaggtgcCTGCCGGCGATATTGCGTCCAAGGTGGGCAGCACGACGTATGGCTTCCTCGACATGGGCGGGGCCAGCACGCAAATCGCTTTTGAGCCGTCCCAAGAGGCGCttgcgacgccgaccaaCGGCACGGAGCAGGCGTCCTCGCCACAGCAGAACGACCTCTTTGACGTCAATTTCCGGCGGCTGGACTCGTCGGTTGTCAAGCACCAGGTGTTTGTGACGACCTTTTTGGGATTCGGCACGAATGCGGCGCGCACACGCTACCTTGACGCCCTTGCAGCCGGGCACGAGGCGAGTACACCGCTCCCCGACCCCTGCCTGCCCAAGAACCTGCGCCTGGTGTCGGACGGAGCCGCGGTGATAGGAACCGGCTCGTTTTCCGAGtgccttgcgctgcagcagccgcTGCTGGACCGCGACGCAGAGTGCTCGCACCCTCCCTGTCTCTTCCACGGCGTGCATGTTCCCGCTATCGACTTTAAGAGCAACCAGTTTATTGGCGTGTCCGAGTACTGGTACAGCTCGCACGACGTCTTTAACCTGGGCGGCACCTATGACTACACGACCTACCAGAAAGCCGCACAGGACTTTTGCGCGGAAGAGTGGcccgtgctcgaggccaagCTTTCGCAGAAGCACTACAAGGATCAGGTTACGCTCTCGCGCCTGCAGATGCAGTGTTTCAAGGCGGCGTGGGTCGTTACCGTTTTGCACGaaggcctgcgcctgcccCGTCTGGGCGACGCAAATGCGCGCCTCAATGCCACCGATCATGCTCAAGATGTCCCCGAGAAAGCCAACGACAAGAACCTGTTCCAGAGCGTGAATGATGTGCGTGGTCTCGGCGTGAGCTGGGCGCTTGGCAAGGCGATCCTCGAAGCGAGTACCGACATtcccgcggcgccgtgtgcGTCGTGCGGCCTCACGATGCAAGAGCCCGAGCGTGGTGCGTTTGAAGCGGCCATGTCGCTGCGACCCACGACGCAGCTCTCCGATACCCCCTGGCTCGCAAGCATCCTGTTCCTGGCTACGTGCCTTGGCCTAGCTGTACTTGGCTATCGTTTTTTcgtacgccgccgcagcggcgcgtggacgccgctgccgacgagcgATGGgagccgccgcagcgaggcgtGGAACGACAAGATGGacgacgcgacgcacgccgtcgtCATCCACGACGATGACGCGTGGAGCGACACGCCGGAAGCGAGTGATGGGCCGTCGCGCCCTCCCCGCcggcacacgcgccgcaagtCGCACCGCAAAGGCATCTGGTCCAAGGTCGTCCACGGCACAGCGAcgtacgcctcgcgccagctgcagcgcgtcgtcgctcgcgacgtCCTGCccacgtcgctgcgcgccgacgagccgagcgggagtcggcggccgtcggcggtgcgcatcgtgcCGCACCGCCTGCGAGACGTGCAGTACGAGCAGCTTTCGCGCGACGGGTACCCCCGCGTCCCCGCGCCGTGGGCCACTGCTTTAAtgagcggctcgcgctcacCGACGTCGCCCATGACCCCCGTCGCCCCCCTATCTCGGCCCGTGTCTCCCCAcgggcgcgcgtcgcgtgtGGCATCCCCCCACCCCGAACGCAGTGCAAGTACGCCTcccgcgcgcacgcgcaatgCGGCTGTGGCCAGCGGCATCCTGTATAGTTCGCGCCCTCCTTCGCGCGGCCCCTCGCCCATGACACTGGACACACGGCGGACGTCCAACAGCagtgccgctgcgccctCCCCCAGCTGgctggcgccgcccgactCGCGCGTACGCTCACCGCTGGACGCAcgcatgcgctcgcctACCGAGACCGTCCCCCGCTCGCCCGCCGGCGATTCGTTTGCGCCGTAGCAATGTATATTAAAACATGTTATGAACCTAGTAGGTCTATGCGCACGTTCCCCGCTGCGTCCACGCGATGGCGTCGTGGAGTGCGACGAACCCCGCGGGGCTCattgccgagcacctcaAGTCCCCCGATGATCTGTCCAAGatcacggcgctgcggcgcaagctgACGCGCGAGCATGCTACGCTCTCTGCCAAGCTTAAAATGGGTGCCAAAGACCAGCTGGAAGCGACGCGGGAAGgactgctgcagctgcagtcgacgcgtcgcgagACGGCCGGCATCCACGAAGTCTTCTCGCAGATCGAGTCCATGTTCCaggatgcgccgcacgacggctcgtcgaaagagacgcgcggcgcgcacagTTTCCGCACGATCAGCGAGCTGTCGCAGGTCCGtcgcacgctcgtgcagaCGACCGCGCTCTTGTCGaggctcgagcagctgccgagcgacatCCAGATGCTCAGCCAGACGGTGCAGCAGTACCAGGCCGACTTGCTGGGCCCTGCGCCCGACCTCTTGTCGCTGCACTTTCACATGGTGCAGTGGGAGCGTTTCCGGAACGAGACGCTGCACCTTGCCGccggcagcagcagcgacgtTCAGCAGCGGCTTGTGCAGatgcttgcgccgctcgacacgctcctGGCTTCGTTCGGCACCTACCTCATGCTGCTCTGTGCCAACATTTTAAACCtggtgcgcgtgcggcaGCACGGCGTCGTGGTGCGCCTCATCAAGATCCTCGAGCGGGAGAACCGCGAGGACGAAAAAACGGCGGCGATCCGCCTCGCGAAGCGCGCCAACATTgaaggcgcggcgcgtttCCGGAGCATTGCGACCTACGGCCACACCATCAAGCTCTACCGCCTAAAGCTCCAGGAAACGCTGCAGATCACtacgcagcggcgcctgcaAGCGAGCTGGGACGCAGCCGAGGAGCCGACGCCGCTGGGCCTGTACGAGCAGGTGCAGTGGATCTACGACGACCTCGATTTGGTGCGCACGACGGTCGTG
The Malassezia japonica chromosome 2, complete sequence genome window above contains:
- the ras1 gene encoding RAS1 protein (EggNog:ENOG503NUEZ; COG:S), with amino-acid sequence MLTRQAQILREYKLVVGGGGGVGKSALTIQFIQNHFVDEYDPTIEDSYRKQCVIDDEVALLDVLDTAGQEEYSAMREQYMRTGEGFLLVYSITSRSSFEEISTFYQQVLRVKDKDYFPVVMVANKCDLEGERQVSTAEGYEVAKHFGCPFVETSAKQRVNVDEAFNDLVREIRRYNKEQVFGRPSANSALTNGGASASMNKAEDGISKGCKCVVM
- the YND1 gene encoding apyrase (TransMembrane:1 (o527-548i); COG:F; EggNog:ENOG503NV3I), which translates into the protein MSAEEAEWHAHRNYAVVVDAGSSGSRLMVYSWRDVEWERSVRTEKNLPLDILPTVEKGTWENSDREWQVKVEPGLSSFAGHTHDLQAYLEDLFSHVQAVVPPDAWSRTPIHVLATAGMRMVPVARRKAILQETCRVLRTLPFSVPDENDANTVDSDSVCGGQVRVISGEEEGLFGWIAINYLMDGFSTSSAEVPAGDIASKVGSTTYGFLDMGGASTQIAFEPSQEALATPTNGTEQASSPQQNDLFDVNFRRLDSSVVKHQVFVTTFLGFGTNAARTRYLDALAAGHEASTPLPDPCLPKNLRLVSDGAAVIGTGSFSECLALQQPLLDRDAECSHPPCLFHGVHVPAIDFKSNQFIGVSEYWYSSHDVFNLGGTYDYTTYQKAAQDFCAEEWPVLEAKLSQKHYKDQVTLSRLQMQCFKAAWVVTVLHEGLRLPRLGDANARLNATDHAQDVPEKANDKNLFQSVNDVRGLGVSWALGKAILEASTDIPAAPCASCGLTMQEPERGAFEAAMSLRPTTQLSDTPWLASILFLATCLGLAVLGYRFFVRRRSGAWTPLPTSDGSRRSEAWNDKMDDATHAVVIHDDDAWSDTPEASDGPSRPPRRHTRRKSHRKGIWSKVVHGTATYASRQLQRVVARDVLPTSLRADEPSGSRRPSAVRIVPHRLRDVQYEQLSRDGYPRVPAPWATALMSGSRSPTSPMTPVAPLSRPVSPHGRASRVASPHPERSASTPPARTRNAAVASGILYSSRPPSRGPSPMTLDTRRTSNSSAAAPSPSWLAPPDSRVRSPLDARMRSPTETVPRSPAGDSFAP
- a CDS encoding uncharacterized protein (EggNog:ENOG503PFN4; SECRETED:SignalP(1-21)), with protein sequence MFAKTFAAVAAVAAAVVTAQGQFQVDTPASATQCQPLKITWHGGQAPYYPKITKAGDPSQPMDVGLTSQTSDTSITWKVNLESGQKFTIDITDSTGAKADSSPVSVTKGSDSCMNGSGGAAGGGGGGSGGSSSGGSGGSSSSGGSSSKSSSSDKSSSSKSSGSSSGGAGGAGGASSSESSQPTSSSGGDDSSSAAGGSGGSSSAAGGSGGSSSSAGNGAATFSGLPAVVAGVVGVAVAALI